A single Brevundimonas sp. M20 DNA region contains:
- a CDS encoding patatin-like phospholipase family protein — translation MVRPSGLSGWPGIGIIVALAMTLSACGTVARLEPVPLRQVEASVLPTEDPRIRPGDQVLEHEVIDLVARRLASHEGSGAMLALSGGGANGAFGAGLLIGWTEMGTRPEFDIVTGISTGALSAPFAFLGSDWDDELREAYTGGGASSILSPRALAGLVGPSMFSAAPLRRLVEQNVTPELLRAIAVEHAKGRRLLVVTTNLDTQESVIWDMGQLASQGDEQALVLFREVLVASASIPGVFPPVLISSLQGDQIVQEMHVDGGVNMPFLAVPEELLATSNRFPGAERASLYVVVNGQVGRTSGVVRGNLSSILTRTYESMSKATARTFIAANAAFAERNGVTFRVASIPADEDASSLKFDNESMTRVFELGRQRVLGGDAWVSPATELSAPPVVIATPPTS, via the coding sequence ATGGTTCGCCCATCAGGACTGAGCGGATGGCCGGGTATCGGGATCATCGTCGCGCTGGCGATGACCCTGTCGGCCTGTGGCACGGTGGCGCGACTTGAGCCGGTGCCCCTGCGCCAGGTCGAGGCCTCGGTCTTGCCGACAGAAGACCCCCGCATTCGCCCCGGCGATCAGGTGCTGGAGCATGAGGTCATCGACCTCGTGGCCCGGCGGCTGGCCTCACATGAAGGCAGCGGAGCCATGCTGGCGCTGTCCGGCGGCGGGGCCAACGGAGCGTTCGGCGCGGGGCTTCTGATCGGCTGGACCGAGATGGGAACCCGGCCCGAGTTCGACATCGTCACCGGCATCAGCACGGGCGCGCTTTCGGCTCCGTTCGCCTTCCTGGGCTCTGACTGGGACGACGAGTTGCGCGAGGCCTATACCGGCGGCGGCGCCTCCAGCATCCTGAGTCCGCGCGCGCTGGCGGGGTTGGTCGGCCCGAGCATGTTCAGCGCCGCCCCGCTGCGGCGGCTGGTCGAACAGAACGTCACGCCCGAGCTGTTGCGCGCCATCGCGGTGGAGCATGCCAAGGGGCGGCGGCTGCTGGTGGTGACGACCAATCTGGACACCCAGGAGTCGGTCATCTGGGACATGGGCCAGCTGGCCAGTCAGGGCGACGAGCAGGCGCTGGTGCTGTTCCGTGAAGTGCTGGTGGCGTCGGCCAGCATTCCCGGCGTCTTCCCGCCGGTTCTGATTTCATCGCTGCAAGGCGATCAGATTGTTCAGGAAATGCATGTGGACGGCGGGGTGAACATGCCCTTCCTCGCCGTGCCCGAAGAACTGCTGGCGACCTCCAACCGGTTCCCCGGCGCGGAGCGGGCGTCGCTCTATGTGGTGGTCAACGGACAGGTGGGGCGGACGTCCGGCGTGGTGCGGGGAAACCTGTCCTCCATCCTGACGCGAACCTACGAGAGCATGAGCAAGGCGACGGCGCGGACCTTCATAGCCGCCAACGCGGCCTTCGCCGAGCGCAACGGCGTGACCTTCAGGGTCGCCTCCATCCCGGCGGACGAGGATGCGTCGTCATTGAAATTTGACAATGAGTCGATGACGCGGGTGTTCGAACTGGGCCGTCAGCGGGTTCTCGGCGGCGACGCCTGGGTCAGTCCGGCGACGGAACTTTCGGCGCCTCCGGTCGTGATCGCGACGCCGCCGACGAGTTGA
- a CDS encoding TetR/AcrR family transcriptional regulator translates to MNRPRPALLQPRKSPRQARSAATIEAIRQATIQVLLAEGVGRLTTTRVAERAGVSVGTMYQYFPHKQALLFGIVERQMALIEAAMCAAAERLRGSDLKGIAEGLSAAWLDAKLADMVSSRAIYGIAAEFDLSEHMNRAAKMLSGLFEDLLAHAPEARFEDRPSAAFMLTAILGGSVRVVMEADPSEETLDRLRCELPRACHAYLASANQGGVEIEA, encoded by the coding sequence TTGAACCGGCCCCGGCCCGCGCTGCTGCAGCCCCGCAAATCGCCACGACAGGCCCGATCCGCCGCCACCATCGAGGCGATCCGGCAGGCGACCATTCAGGTTTTGCTGGCCGAGGGCGTCGGGCGGCTGACGACGACGCGGGTGGCCGAACGGGCGGGTGTCTCGGTCGGAACGATGTACCAGTACTTTCCGCACAAGCAGGCCCTGTTGTTCGGGATCGTCGAACGGCAGATGGCGCTGATCGAGGCGGCGATGTGCGCGGCGGCCGAGCGACTGAGGGGGAGTGATCTGAAGGGGATCGCGGAGGGGCTGTCGGCCGCCTGGCTCGACGCCAAGCTGGCGGACATGGTCTCGTCGCGGGCCATCTACGGCATCGCCGCCGAGTTCGATCTGTCGGAACACATGAACCGGGCCGCGAAGATGCTGTCCGGCCTGTTCGAGGACTTGTTGGCCCACGCGCCCGAGGCCCGGTTCGAGGATCGGCCGTCCGCGGCCTTCATGCTGACGGCCATCCTGGGCGGATCGGTTCGGGTGGTCATGGAGGCCGATCCGTCCGAGGAGACGCTGGATCGGCTGCGGTGTGAGCTGCCGCGGGCGTGTCATGCCTATCTGGCTTCGGCCAATCAGGGCGGCGTTGAGATTGAGGCCTGA